In Macaca thibetana thibetana isolate TM-01 chromosome 8, ASM2454274v1, whole genome shotgun sequence, one DNA window encodes the following:
- the HNF4G gene encoding hepatocyte nuclear factor 4-gamma isoform X2: MNTTDNGVNCLCAICGDRATGKHYGASSCDGCKGFFRRSIRKSHVYSCRFSRQCVVDKDKRNQCRYCRLRKCFRAGMKKEAVQNERDRISTRRSTFDGSNIPSINTLAQAEVRSRQISVSSPGSSIDINVKKIASIGDVCESMKQQLLVLVEWAKYIPAFCELPLDDQVALLRAHAGEHLLLGATKRSMMYKDILLLGNNYVIHRNSCEVEISRVANRVLDELVRPFQEIQIDDNEYACLKAIVFFDPDAKGLSDPVKIKNMRFQVQIGLEDYINDRQYDSRGRFGELLLLLPTLQSITWQMIEQIQFVKLFGMVKIDNLLQEMLLGGASNDGSHLHHPMHPHLSQDPLTGQTILLGPMSTLVHADQISTPETPLPSPPQGSGQEQYKIAANQASVISHQHLSKQKQL, translated from the exons ATGAATACCACAGACAACGGTGTCAACTGTCTGTGTGCCATCTGTGGGGACAGAGCAACAGGAAAACACTATGGGGCATCGAGTTGTGATGGGTGCAAGGGTTTCTTCAGACGCAGCATTCGTAAGAGTCACGTTTATTCTTGCAG GTTCAGTCGGCAATGTGTTGTTGACAAGGACAAAAGGAATCAATGTAGATATTGTCGATTAAGAAAGTGTTTTAGAGCGGGAATGAAAAAAGAAG CTGTACAAAATGAACGCGATAGAATAAGCACCAGAAGAAGCACATTTGATGGCAGCAACATCCCCTCCATTAACACACTGGCACAAGCTGAAGTTCGGTCTCGCCAG ATCTCAGTCTCAAGCCCTGGGTCAAGCATTGAcataaatgttaagaaaattgcAAGTATTGGTGATGTCTGCGAATCTATGAAACAGCAGCTCCTAGTCTTGGTGGAATGGGCTAAATATATTCCTGCCTTCTGTGAATTACCATTGGATGATCag GTGGCACTGTTGAGAGCTCACGCAGGGGAGCACTTACTCCTTGGAGCTACAAAGAGATCCATGATGTATAAAGATATTTTGCTTTtgg GAAACAACTATGTTATTCACCGCAACAGCTGTGAAGTTGAGATTAGCCGTGTGGCCAATCGTGTTCTAGATGAGCTGGTTAGACCATTTCAAGAAATCCAGATTGATGACAATGAGTATGCTTGTTTAAAGGCAATTGTATTTTTTGATCCAG ATGCAAAAGGGCTAAGTGATCCAGTAAAAATTAAGAACATGAGGTTCCAAGTGCAGATCGGTTTGGAGGACTACATTAATGATCGGCAGTATGACTCCCGGGGAAGGTTTGGAGAGTTGCTTCTGCTCCTGCCCACGCTGCAGAGCATCACTTGGCAAATGATTGAGCAAATACAGTTCGTTAAACTTTTTGGGATGGTCAAAATTGACAACCTGCTTCAGGAAATGCTACTAGGTG ggGCTTCCAATGACGGTAGTCATCTCCATCATCCAATGCATCCACATTTGTCTCAAGATCCATTAACCGGGCAAACTATACTTTTAGGTCCTATGTCAACACTGGTTCATGCAGACCAGATCT CAACTCCTGAAACCCCACTCCCTTCCCCACCACAAGGCTCTGGGCAAGAACAGTACAAAATAGCTGCAAACCAAGCATCAGTCATTTCACACCAGCATCTCtccaaacaaaagcaattgtga
- the HNF4G gene encoding hepatocyte nuclear factor 4-gamma isoform X1 → MMRVSEPILDMDMANYSEVLDPTYTTLEFETMQILYNSNDNSAPETSMNTTDNGVNCLCAICGDRATGKHYGASSCDGCKGFFRRSIRKSHVYSCRFSRQCVVDKDKRNQCRYCRLRKCFRAGMKKEAVQNERDRISTRRSTFDGSNIPSINTLAQAEVRSRQISVSSPGSSIDINVKKIASIGDVCESMKQQLLVLVEWAKYIPAFCELPLDDQVALLRAHAGEHLLLGATKRSMMYKDILLLGNNYVIHRNSCEVEISRVANRVLDELVRPFQEIQIDDNEYACLKAIVFFDPDAKGLSDPVKIKNMRFQVQIGLEDYINDRQYDSRGRFGELLLLLPTLQSITWQMIEQIQFVKLFGMVKIDNLLQEMLLGGASNDGSHLHHPMHPHLSQDPLTGQTILLGPMSTLVHADQISTPETPLPSPPQGSGQEQYKIAANQASVISHQHLSKQKQL, encoded by the exons ATGATGAGGGTATCGGAACCAATACTGGACATGGACATGGCAAATTACAGTGAAGTTCTGGACCCAACTTATACAACTTTGGAGTTTGAAACTATGCAGATTCTGTATAATTCAAATG ATAATTCTGCCCCAGAGACAAGTATGAATACCACAGACAACGGTGTCAACTGTCTGTGTGCCATCTGTGGGGACAGAGCAACAGGAAAACACTATGGGGCATCGAGTTGTGATGGGTGCAAGGGTTTCTTCAGACGCAGCATTCGTAAGAGTCACGTTTATTCTTGCAG GTTCAGTCGGCAATGTGTTGTTGACAAGGACAAAAGGAATCAATGTAGATATTGTCGATTAAGAAAGTGTTTTAGAGCGGGAATGAAAAAAGAAG CTGTACAAAATGAACGCGATAGAATAAGCACCAGAAGAAGCACATTTGATGGCAGCAACATCCCCTCCATTAACACACTGGCACAAGCTGAAGTTCGGTCTCGCCAG ATCTCAGTCTCAAGCCCTGGGTCAAGCATTGAcataaatgttaagaaaattgcAAGTATTGGTGATGTCTGCGAATCTATGAAACAGCAGCTCCTAGTCTTGGTGGAATGGGCTAAATATATTCCTGCCTTCTGTGAATTACCATTGGATGATCag GTGGCACTGTTGAGAGCTCACGCAGGGGAGCACTTACTCCTTGGAGCTACAAAGAGATCCATGATGTATAAAGATATTTTGCTTTtgg GAAACAACTATGTTATTCACCGCAACAGCTGTGAAGTTGAGATTAGCCGTGTGGCCAATCGTGTTCTAGATGAGCTGGTTAGACCATTTCAAGAAATCCAGATTGATGACAATGAGTATGCTTGTTTAAAGGCAATTGTATTTTTTGATCCAG ATGCAAAAGGGCTAAGTGATCCAGTAAAAATTAAGAACATGAGGTTCCAAGTGCAGATCGGTTTGGAGGACTACATTAATGATCGGCAGTATGACTCCCGGGGAAGGTTTGGAGAGTTGCTTCTGCTCCTGCCCACGCTGCAGAGCATCACTTGGCAAATGATTGAGCAAATACAGTTCGTTAAACTTTTTGGGATGGTCAAAATTGACAACCTGCTTCAGGAAATGCTACTAGGTG ggGCTTCCAATGACGGTAGTCATCTCCATCATCCAATGCATCCACATTTGTCTCAAGATCCATTAACCGGGCAAACTATACTTTTAGGTCCTATGTCAACACTGGTTCATGCAGACCAGATCT CAACTCCTGAAACCCCACTCCCTTCCCCACCACAAGGCTCTGGGCAAGAACAGTACAAAATAGCTGCAAACCAAGCATCAGTCATTTCACACCAGCATCTCtccaaacaaaagcaattgtga
- the HNF4G gene encoding hepatocyte nuclear factor 4-gamma isoform X3 produces the protein MGHRVVMGARVSSDAAFVRVTFILAAVQNERDRISTRRSTFDGSNIPSINTLAQAEVRSRQISVSSPGSSIDINVKKIASIGDVCESMKQQLLVLVEWAKYIPAFCELPLDDQVALLRAHAGEHLLLGATKRSMMYKDILLLGNNYVIHRNSCEVEISRVANRVLDELVRPFQEIQIDDNEYACLKAIVFFDPDAKGLSDPVKIKNMRFQVQIGLEDYINDRQYDSRGRFGELLLLLPTLQSITWQMIEQIQFVKLFGMVKIDNLLQEMLLGGASNDGSHLHHPMHPHLSQDPLTGQTILLGPMSTLVHADQISTPETPLPSPPQGSGQEQYKIAANQASVISHQHLSKQKQL, from the exons ATGGGGCATCGAGTTGTGATGGGTGCAAGGGTTTCTTCAGACGCAGCATTCGTAAGAGTCACGTTTATTCTTGCAG CTGTACAAAATGAACGCGATAGAATAAGCACCAGAAGAAGCACATTTGATGGCAGCAACATCCCCTCCATTAACACACTGGCACAAGCTGAAGTTCGGTCTCGCCAG ATCTCAGTCTCAAGCCCTGGGTCAAGCATTGAcataaatgttaagaaaattgcAAGTATTGGTGATGTCTGCGAATCTATGAAACAGCAGCTCCTAGTCTTGGTGGAATGGGCTAAATATATTCCTGCCTTCTGTGAATTACCATTGGATGATCag GTGGCACTGTTGAGAGCTCACGCAGGGGAGCACTTACTCCTTGGAGCTACAAAGAGATCCATGATGTATAAAGATATTTTGCTTTtgg GAAACAACTATGTTATTCACCGCAACAGCTGTGAAGTTGAGATTAGCCGTGTGGCCAATCGTGTTCTAGATGAGCTGGTTAGACCATTTCAAGAAATCCAGATTGATGACAATGAGTATGCTTGTTTAAAGGCAATTGTATTTTTTGATCCAG ATGCAAAAGGGCTAAGTGATCCAGTAAAAATTAAGAACATGAGGTTCCAAGTGCAGATCGGTTTGGAGGACTACATTAATGATCGGCAGTATGACTCCCGGGGAAGGTTTGGAGAGTTGCTTCTGCTCCTGCCCACGCTGCAGAGCATCACTTGGCAAATGATTGAGCAAATACAGTTCGTTAAACTTTTTGGGATGGTCAAAATTGACAACCTGCTTCAGGAAATGCTACTAGGTG ggGCTTCCAATGACGGTAGTCATCTCCATCATCCAATGCATCCACATTTGTCTCAAGATCCATTAACCGGGCAAACTATACTTTTAGGTCCTATGTCAACACTGGTTCATGCAGACCAGATCT CAACTCCTGAAACCCCACTCCCTTCCCCACCACAAGGCTCTGGGCAAGAACAGTACAAAATAGCTGCAAACCAAGCATCAGTCATTTCACACCAGCATCTCtccaaacaaaagcaattgtga